The following are from one region of the Sandaracinus amylolyticus genome:
- a CDS encoding ABC transporter ATP-binding protein, with translation MSTNGHANGGGRIAASLWVLRLAFRAAPRATIAMAVCTIAIGVLPAAAAYVGKWIVDTVVLALPLRETGWGQYKPTLWMLVALEGSLIGLLVAAQRAQSAAQAILKTRISNRVAEMILAKATTLELAHFEDPEVHDRLTRARRDAGVRPYNLVTGIFVVARNLVTLAASIVVLLALSWWAVLIVVLAGLPAFVAELSFSQQIFDQQRRRTPEQREQAYLEAVLTREDFAKEVKLYELAEPLLERFRTIASRIEQEERAITLRRNWWGTLLNLIGTAAFYLAYAWIVRRTVNEHLTLGQMTMYLVIFRQAQQGVTQGLASLGMMLDDHLYLRDLESFLALPIATVDGTRTSGLGPRAGLVVKNLSFTYPGATVPALENVSFTIAPGEIIALVGQNGSGKTTLIKLITRLYDVPRGRIFLDGLDVLDWDVHALRHRFAPVFQDFVRFRMKAGENVGAGDVEHWYDEQRWIDAAKLGLAHDFVSELPEGYHTQLGKWFKGGQELSGGQWQKIALSRAFMREQDAILVLDEPTSALDPDAEVKIFEHVQQTRGQRMVLLISHRFGSVRMADRIVVLDEGRVVEQGPHDALIENEGLYARLFKLQAAGYLGRNSLAPAREADDSD, from the coding sequence TTGAGCACGAACGGTCACGCGAACGGCGGCGGGCGCATCGCGGCGAGCCTCTGGGTGCTGCGGCTCGCGTTCCGCGCCGCGCCGCGCGCCACGATCGCGATGGCGGTCTGCACCATCGCGATCGGCGTGCTGCCCGCGGCGGCCGCGTACGTCGGCAAGTGGATCGTCGACACGGTCGTGCTCGCGCTCCCGCTGCGCGAGACCGGATGGGGCCAGTACAAGCCGACGCTCTGGATGCTCGTCGCGCTCGAGGGCTCGCTGATCGGCCTGCTCGTCGCGGCGCAGCGCGCGCAGAGCGCGGCGCAGGCGATCCTCAAGACGCGCATCTCGAACCGCGTCGCCGAGATGATCCTCGCCAAGGCGACGACGCTCGAGCTCGCGCACTTCGAAGATCCCGAGGTGCACGATCGGCTCACGCGCGCGCGGCGCGACGCGGGGGTGCGCCCCTACAACCTCGTCACCGGGATCTTCGTCGTCGCGCGCAACCTCGTGACGCTCGCAGCGTCGATCGTCGTGCTGCTCGCGCTCTCGTGGTGGGCGGTGCTGATCGTCGTGCTCGCGGGTCTGCCCGCGTTCGTCGCGGAGCTCTCGTTCTCGCAGCAGATCTTCGATCAGCAGCGCAGGCGCACGCCCGAGCAGCGCGAGCAGGCGTATCTCGAGGCGGTCCTCACGCGCGAGGACTTCGCGAAGGAGGTGAAGCTCTACGAGCTCGCCGAGCCGCTGCTCGAGCGCTTCCGGACCATCGCGTCGCGCATCGAGCAGGAAGAGCGCGCGATCACGCTGCGCCGCAATTGGTGGGGCACGCTGCTCAACCTGATCGGCACCGCGGCGTTCTATCTCGCGTACGCGTGGATCGTGCGACGCACCGTGAACGAGCACCTCACGCTCGGACAGATGACGATGTACCTCGTCATCTTCCGCCAGGCGCAGCAGGGCGTGACGCAGGGGCTCGCGAGCCTCGGCATGATGCTCGACGACCACCTCTACCTGCGCGACCTCGAGTCGTTCCTCGCGCTCCCGATCGCCACGGTCGACGGCACGCGGACGTCGGGCCTCGGTCCGCGCGCGGGGCTCGTCGTGAAGAACCTCTCGTTCACGTATCCGGGCGCGACGGTGCCGGCGCTCGAGAACGTGTCGTTCACGATCGCGCCCGGCGAGATCATCGCGCTCGTCGGACAGAACGGCTCGGGCAAGACGACGCTGATCAAGCTGATCACGCGTCTCTACGACGTGCCGCGGGGGCGCATCTTCCTCGACGGGCTCGACGTGCTCGACTGGGACGTACACGCGCTGCGACATCGGTTCGCGCCGGTGTTCCAGGACTTCGTGCGCTTCCGGATGAAGGCGGGCGAGAACGTCGGCGCGGGCGACGTCGAGCACTGGTACGACGAGCAGCGCTGGATCGACGCGGCGAAGCTCGGCCTCGCGCACGACTTCGTGTCGGAGCTGCCCGAGGGCTATCACACGCAGCTCGGCAAGTGGTTCAAGGGCGGCCAGGAGCTCTCCGGCGGTCAGTGGCAGAAGATCGCGCTCTCGCGTGCGTTCATGCGCGAGCAGGACGCGATCCTGGTGCTCGACGAGCCGACGAGCGCGCTCGATCCCGACGCCGAGGTGAAGATCTTCGAGCACGTCCAGCAGACGCGCGGACAGCGCATGGTGCTGCTCATCTCGCACCGCTTCGGATCGGTGCGAATGGCGGATCGCATCGTGGTGCTCGACGAAGGACGCGTCGTCGAACAAGGCCCGCACGACGCGCTGATCGAGAACGAAGGCCTCTACGCGCGCCTCTTCAAGCTGCAGGCCGCGGGCTATCTGGGCCGCAACAGCCTCGCACCCGCGCGCGAAGCCGACGACTCCGACTGA
- a CDS encoding potassium transporter Kup yields the protein MADSAASSSSHSHAHAHGGHHHRTGALALTLGALGVVYGDIGTSPLYALRECFHGPHAVAPTTANVYGVLSLFFWTLTLVIVVKYLGFVTRADNGGEGGTLALLALALPKRGVRPTVLVVMGLFGTSLLCSEGMLTPAVSVLSAVEGLGGVAHGMQRFVVPLALVIIVVLFLAQKRGTGRVGAVFGPVMVVWFLTIGAMGVYWIAQRPEILGALSPHHAVSYFLRNGLDGFWILGSVVLCVTGGEALYADLGHFGRTPIRNAWFSVVMPGLVLNYFGQGAMLLAHPERAEDSFYGLVGDAFRIPLVLLATLATVIASQALISGTFSLTRQAIQLGYLPRLEVRHTSSETEGQIYVPEMNRLLMVACIALVLVFQTSSRLTAAYGMSVMGTMTITSVLFFLVARRWWGPARAGVLCALMLAVDIPFLLANVDKLPHGGWFPIATAAVMLAILTTWKAGRDRVGRFLRERSRPLDEFLDEVDAKDPIRVPGTAVFMTSQLGGTPPVLLHHFKHNKVLHHQVVLLSVVTDDVPTVPRRERVKVERLRENFFQVTAHYGFMQSPRVTDILRACHEEGLHTKPEDTSFYLGREKLVITKNPGLAHWRKVLFSFLSRNARPATDFFRLPPDRVVEMGMQLEL from the coding sequence ATGGCGGACAGCGCAGCCAGCAGCTCCTCGCACTCGCACGCGCATGCGCACGGAGGGCACCATCACCGCACCGGTGCTCTCGCGCTCACGCTCGGCGCGCTCGGCGTGGTGTACGGCGACATCGGCACCTCGCCGCTCTACGCGCTCCGCGAGTGCTTCCACGGGCCGCACGCGGTCGCGCCGACCACGGCGAACGTCTACGGCGTGCTCTCGCTCTTCTTCTGGACGCTGACGCTCGTCATCGTCGTGAAGTACCTCGGCTTCGTCACGCGGGCCGACAACGGCGGGGAGGGCGGCACGCTCGCGCTGCTCGCGCTGGCGCTGCCGAAGCGCGGCGTGCGCCCGACGGTCCTGGTGGTGATGGGGCTCTTCGGGACCTCGCTGCTGTGCAGCGAGGGGATGCTCACGCCCGCGGTCTCGGTGCTCAGCGCGGTCGAGGGCCTCGGCGGTGTCGCGCACGGGATGCAGCGCTTCGTCGTCCCGCTCGCGCTGGTGATCATCGTGGTGCTCTTCCTCGCGCAGAAGCGCGGCACGGGGCGCGTGGGCGCGGTGTTCGGGCCCGTGATGGTCGTGTGGTTCCTGACCATCGGCGCGATGGGCGTCTATTGGATCGCGCAGCGCCCCGAGATCCTCGGCGCGCTCTCGCCGCACCACGCGGTCTCGTACTTCCTGCGCAACGGGCTCGACGGGTTCTGGATCCTCGGCAGCGTCGTGCTCTGCGTCACCGGCGGCGAGGCGCTGTACGCGGATCTCGGGCACTTCGGGCGCACGCCGATCCGCAATGCGTGGTTCAGCGTCGTGATGCCCGGCCTCGTCCTGAACTACTTCGGTCAGGGCGCGATGTTGCTCGCGCACCCGGAGCGCGCGGAGGACTCGTTCTACGGGCTCGTCGGCGATGCGTTCCGCATCCCGCTCGTGCTCCTCGCGACGCTCGCGACGGTGATCGCGTCGCAGGCGCTGATCTCGGGGACGTTCTCGCTGACGCGCCAGGCGATCCAGCTCGGATATCTGCCGCGCCTCGAGGTGCGTCACACGTCGAGCGAGACCGAAGGGCAGATCTACGTGCCCGAGATGAACCGGCTCTTGATGGTCGCGTGCATCGCGCTCGTGCTGGTGTTCCAGACGAGCTCGAGGCTCACCGCGGCGTACGGCATGTCGGTGATGGGCACGATGACGATCACCAGCGTGCTCTTCTTCCTGGTGGCGCGTCGTTGGTGGGGCCCGGCGCGCGCGGGGGTCCTCTGCGCGTTGATGCTCGCGGTCGACATCCCGTTCTTGCTCGCGAACGTCGACAAGCTCCCGCACGGCGGCTGGTTCCCGATCGCGACGGCGGCGGTGATGCTGGCGATCCTGACGACGTGGAAGGCGGGGCGCGATCGCGTCGGGCGCTTCTTGCGGGAGCGCTCGCGGCCGCTCGACGAGTTCCTCGACGAGGTGGACGCGAAGGATCCGATCCGCGTGCCCGGCACTGCGGTGTTCATGACGTCGCAGCTGGGCGGCACGCCGCCGGTGCTGCTCCATCACTTCAAGCACAACAAGGTGCTGCACCATCAAGTCGTGCTGCTGAGCGTCGTGACCGACGACGTGCCGACGGTGCCGCGCCGAGAGCGCGTGAAGGTGGAGCGACTGCGCGAGAACTTCTTCCAGGTGACGGCGCACTACGGGTTCATGCAGTCGCCGCGGGTGACGGACATCCTGCGTGCCTGTCACGAAGAAGGGCTGCACACGAAGCCCGAGGACACGAGCTTCTATCTCGGTCGAGAGAAGCTGGTGATCACGAAGAACCCGGGGCTCGCGCACTGGCGCAAGGTGCTCTTCTCGTTCCTCTCGAGGAACGCGCGACCCGCGACGGATTTCTTCCGACTGCCGCCCGATCGTGTGGTCGAGATGGGCATGCAGCTCGAGCTCTGA
- a CDS encoding potassium transporter Kup, producing the protein MSGPTPGTEDAGPPSGGAATTAPIGAETTSDSRGHGGHHHHGALGTLALGALGVVYGDIGTSPLYALRECFHESSGITPTHENVLGVLSLFVWAMTLVVVVKYIFFVTRVDNQGEGGILALLALVLPKRGPRVGWLVLMGLFGASLLYADGMLTPAISVVSAVEGIEQIEGVGHRLDDWIVPIAIAILVVLFLAQKRGTGGVGMIFGPIMLLWFVVIGALGAVQVVQHPEVLAAISPHHAVTFFARHQLIGFLVLGSVVLCITGGEALYADMGHFGRRPIVLAWFAVAFPGLILNYLGQGALLLAHPEHAHAPFFSMAAGWMRIPLVILATLATVIASQALISGAFSLTRQAIQLGYLPRLEIRHTSSMTEGQVYLPEVNRILMVACIALVIAFQSSSRMAAAYGIAVTGTMGITTVLFYVVVRKWWGTARAVAVCAPMLVVDLAFFGANVVKIASGGWVPIVVALGVLAVMTSWKRGRERVARFLQNRSVPLDEFIPRIERESPFRVKGTAVFMTASANGTPPVLVHHYRHNQVLHEQIMLLSIQVQDVPFVPKDESVSVDDLGHGIYRVTAKYGFMQSPKVTDILRAAEKKHGLSTRPEKTSFYLGREKLVVTKNPGMAQWRKVLFTFLSRNARPASDYFKLPPDRVLEIGMQLEL; encoded by the coding sequence ATGTCGGGACCGACCCCAGGCACCGAGGACGCCGGCCCACCGTCGGGCGGCGCCGCCACCACCGCGCCGATCGGGGCAGAGACCACGAGCGACTCGCGCGGCCACGGCGGACATCATCACCACGGTGCGCTCGGCACGCTGGCGCTCGGCGCGCTCGGGGTGGTGTACGGCGACATCGGGACCTCGCCGCTCTACGCGCTGCGCGAGTGCTTCCACGAGTCCTCGGGGATCACGCCCACGCACGAGAACGTGCTCGGCGTCCTCTCGCTCTTCGTGTGGGCGATGACGCTCGTCGTCGTCGTGAAGTACATCTTCTTCGTCACGCGCGTGGACAACCAGGGCGAGGGCGGGATCCTCGCGCTGCTCGCGCTCGTGCTGCCCAAGCGCGGTCCGCGTGTGGGCTGGCTCGTGCTGATGGGCCTCTTCGGCGCGTCGCTGCTCTACGCCGACGGCATGCTCACGCCCGCGATCTCCGTCGTGTCGGCGGTCGAGGGCATCGAGCAGATCGAAGGTGTCGGGCACCGTCTCGACGACTGGATCGTGCCGATCGCGATCGCGATCCTCGTCGTGCTCTTCCTGGCGCAGAAGCGCGGCACCGGCGGCGTCGGCATGATCTTCGGGCCGATCATGCTGCTCTGGTTCGTGGTGATCGGCGCGCTCGGCGCGGTGCAGGTGGTGCAGCATCCCGAGGTGCTCGCCGCGATCTCGCCGCACCACGCGGTCACGTTCTTCGCGCGTCACCAGCTGATCGGATTCCTGGTGCTCGGCAGCGTCGTGCTGTGCATCACCGGTGGCGAGGCGCTCTATGCCGACATGGGGCACTTCGGGCGGCGCCCGATCGTGCTCGCGTGGTTCGCGGTCGCGTTTCCCGGGTTGATCCTCAACTACCTCGGGCAGGGCGCGCTCCTGCTCGCGCATCCCGAGCACGCCCACGCGCCGTTCTTCTCGATGGCCGCGGGCTGGATGCGCATCCCGCTCGTGATCCTCGCGACGCTCGCGACGGTCATCGCGTCACAGGCGCTCATCTCGGGCGCGTTCTCGCTCACGCGCCAGGCGATCCAGCTCGGGTACCTCCCGCGCCTCGAGATCCGACACACGTCGAGCATGACCGAGGGCCAGGTCTACCTGCCCGAGGTGAACCGCATCCTCATGGTCGCGTGCATCGCGCTCGTGATCGCGTTCCAGAGCTCGAGCCGCATGGCCGCGGCGTACGGCATCGCGGTGACCGGCACGATGGGCATCACGACGGTGTTGTTCTACGTCGTGGTGCGTAAGTGGTGGGGCACGGCGCGCGCCGTCGCGGTGTGCGCGCCGATGTTGGTGGTGGACCTCGCGTTCTTCGGAGCGAACGTCGTCAAGATCGCGAGCGGTGGTTGGGTCCCGATCGTGGTCGCGTTGGGTGTGCTCGCGGTGATGACGAGCTGGAAGAGGGGGCGCGAGCGCGTCGCCCGTTTCCTGCAGAATCGCTCGGTGCCGCTCGACGAGTTCATCCCGCGCATCGAGCGCGAGAGCCCGTTCCGCGTGAAGGGCACTGCGGTGTTCATGACCGCGTCCGCGAACGGAACCCCGCCGGTCTTGGTGCACCACTATCGGCACAATCAGGTCCTGCACGAGCAGATCATGTTGCTCAGCATCCAGGTGCAGGACGTGCCCTTCGTGCCCAAGGACGAGAGTGTGAGCGTCGACGATCTCGGGCACGGGATCTATCGAGTCACCGCGAAGTACGGCTTCATGCAGTCACCGAAGGTGACCGACATCCTGCGCGCGGCGGAGAAGAAGCACGGGCTCTCGACGCGACCCGAGAAGACGAGCTTCTATCTCGGTCGAGAGAAGCTCGTGGTCACGAAGAACCCCGGCATGGCGCAGTGGCGGAAGGTGCTCTTCACGTTCCTCTCGAGGAACGCGCGTCCCGCGTCGGACTACTTCAAGCTGCCACCCGACCGCGTGCTCGAGATCGGCATGCAGCTCGAGCTCTGA
- a CDS encoding PEGA domain-containing protein, with protein MLPSPSTTAPEAAREQVQAIVTEELREHGNVVLGPRDAQLRMMGQPVRDCAAIDCAAAVNRFLGTGFAVLTEIAWVGGRITMVNVALIGLEDGESVGGQAEVVAGDVAAATRAAFTAAWDRWAAAQQGYIVVTTTPPGAFVELDGASLGRSPIRRLTRSGVHTLRATLEGYRSVTREITIDRHEEREIAITLTPGEGEDPTHGGGGSAAGDVIGGDDGTTLPPVETRDEPHWSNFLIGGGLIAAGIGALISPVWTLAVEGDAWGDEGTEYVSFGAQSGVLLGVGIAAIIGGAVVMIVQPVTTTVTVSPTSAGIEVSGRF; from the coding sequence ATGCTCCCATCGCCCTCGACGACGGCGCCCGAGGCCGCGCGGGAGCAGGTGCAGGCGATCGTCACCGAGGAGCTGCGCGAGCACGGCAACGTCGTGCTCGGCCCGCGTGACGCGCAGCTGCGCATGATGGGTCAGCCGGTGCGCGACTGCGCGGCGATCGACTGCGCGGCGGCGGTGAATCGATTCCTCGGCACCGGCTTCGCGGTGCTGACGGAGATCGCGTGGGTCGGCGGACGGATCACGATGGTGAACGTCGCGCTGATCGGCCTCGAGGACGGCGAGTCGGTCGGCGGGCAGGCGGAGGTCGTCGCGGGCGACGTCGCGGCCGCCACCCGCGCCGCGTTCACCGCCGCGTGGGATCGCTGGGCCGCGGCGCAGCAGGGCTACATCGTCGTGACCACGACGCCTCCCGGTGCGTTCGTGGAGCTCGACGGTGCGTCGCTCGGTCGCTCGCCGATCCGCAGACTGACGCGCTCGGGCGTGCACACGCTGCGCGCGACCCTCGAGGGCTATCGCTCGGTGACGCGAGAGATCACGATCGACCGCCACGAGGAGCGGGAGATCGCGATCACGCTGACGCCCGGCGAGGGCGAGGATCCGACGCACGGCGGCGGAGGGAGCGCGGCCGGCGACGTGATCGGCGGCGACGACGGGACGACCCTGCCTCCGGTCGAGACGCGCGACGAGCCGCACTGGTCGAACTTCCTGATCGGCGGCGGTCTGATCGCGGCGGGAATCGGTGCGCTGATCTCGCCGGTGTGGACGCTCGCGGTCGAGGGCGATGCATGGGGCGACGAAGGCACGGAGTACGTGAGCTTCGGCGCGCAGAGCGGTGTGCTCCTGGGCGTCGGCATCGCGGCGATCATCGGTGGTGCGGTGGTGATGATCGTGCAGCCGGTCACGACGACGGTGACGGTGTCGCCGACGAGCGCCGGTATCGAAGTCTCGGGTCGCTTCTGA
- a CDS encoding DNA-binding protein, translating into MSLTQEIEARIEKFVSELNELVRKQALDAVASALGTGGAPVRRGPGRPPKSAAGNGAAAAVSAPAPKARAAKARKKGEKRTADELAQLEGSLENFVRTNPGQGIEAIGKAIGFATAELARPMKKLVQRGSVRTEGEKRATKYYPSEGGAASASASASAGEAAAPKRRGRPPGKASKKKGKKK; encoded by the coding sequence ATGAGCCTTACGCAAGAGATCGAAGCCCGCATCGAGAAGTTCGTATCCGAGCTGAACGAGCTCGTGCGGAAGCAGGCGCTGGACGCGGTGGCCAGCGCGCTCGGCACGGGCGGCGCTCCGGTGCGCCGTGGCCCGGGCCGTCCGCCGAAGTCGGCGGCTGGAAATGGCGCGGCCGCCGCAGTGTCGGCCCCGGCGCCCAAGGCGCGTGCGGCGAAGGCGCGCAAGAAGGGCGAGAAGCGGACTGCCGACGAGCTCGCGCAGCTCGAGGGCTCGCTCGAGAATTTCGTGCGCACGAATCCCGGCCAGGGAATCGAGGCGATCGGCAAGGCGATCGGTTTCGCGACGGCGGAGCTCGCGCGCCCGATGAAGAAGCTCGTGCAGCGCGGCTCGGTGCGCACCGAGGGCGAGAAGCGCGCGACGAAGTACTACCCGAGCGAGGGTGGCGCGGCGTCGGCGAGCGCGAGCGCGAGCGCGGGCGAGGCCGCCGCTCCGAAGCGCCGTGGTCGTCCGCCGGGCAAGGCGAGCAAGAAGAAGGGCAAGAAGAAGTGA
- a CDS encoding VOC family protein — protein MRFLHTMLRVRDLDAALDFFVTKLGLRVVRRSDHEAGRFTLVFLATGAEGDSAQIELTHNWDQEEPYPTGRFFGHLAFEVDDIHATCAHLRDSGVVIHRPPRDGRMAFVKSPDGHSVELLQRGGALTPIEPWKSMSNVGEW, from the coding sequence ATGCGTTTCCTGCACACGATGCTGCGCGTTCGAGATCTCGACGCTGCGTTGGATTTCTTCGTCACCAAGCTCGGCCTGCGCGTAGTCCGGCGCAGCGATCACGAGGCCGGGAGATTCACGCTCGTCTTCCTCGCGACCGGCGCGGAAGGCGACTCGGCGCAGATCGAGCTGACGCACAATTGGGATCAGGAGGAGCCCTATCCGACCGGGCGGTTCTTCGGACATCTCGCGTTCGAGGTCGACGACATCCACGCGACGTGCGCCCACCTGCGCGACTCCGGAGTCGTCATCCATCGTCCGCCGCGCGATGGGCGAATGGCGTTCGTGAAGTCGCCCGACGGGCACTCCGTGGAGCTCTTGCAGCGTGGTGGAGCGCTGACGCCGATCGAGCCCTGGAAGTCGATGTCGAACGTCGGGGAGTGGTGA
- a CDS encoding alpha/beta fold hydrolase: protein MPEIVSNGLTLHYDTFGDSRDPAVLLVMGLGTQMIAWRTEFCESLASLGLHVIRFDNRDVGLSTKIHGAPLPSIPRTLMLRPWGFARSAYTLSDMARDAVGVLDGLSIRAAHVVGVSMGGMIAQTLAIEHRSRTLSLTSVMSSPGDYRLPPPTHAARTMLLRPAPRSREQAIDQVVALFRVIGSPKYFDEARVRERAGESYDRSSYRLGTARQLDAILASRPRSPALRELRIAATIVHGALDPLVPIAHGLATAKAIPGADLHVIDDLAHDLPEPKWPELVRAISRTIERAA from the coding sequence ATGCCCGAGATCGTCTCGAACGGGCTGACGCTCCACTACGACACGTTCGGCGACTCGCGCGATCCCGCCGTGCTCCTCGTGATGGGGCTCGGGACGCAGATGATCGCGTGGCGCACCGAATTCTGCGAATCGCTCGCGTCGCTGGGCCTGCACGTCATTCGATTCGACAATCGCGACGTCGGGCTCTCGACGAAGATCCACGGCGCGCCGCTGCCCTCGATTCCGCGCACGCTGATGCTCCGGCCCTGGGGCTTCGCGCGCTCCGCATACACGCTCTCCGACATGGCGCGAGACGCGGTCGGAGTGCTCGACGGACTCTCCATCCGCGCTGCGCACGTGGTCGGAGTCTCGATGGGCGGAATGATCGCCCAGACGCTCGCCATCGAGCATCGGAGTCGGACTCTCTCGCTCACGTCGGTCATGTCGAGCCCGGGCGACTACCGACTCCCGCCTCCGACCCACGCCGCGCGCACGATGCTGCTGCGCCCGGCGCCGCGATCGCGCGAGCAGGCGATCGATCAGGTCGTCGCGCTCTTCCGCGTGATCGGGAGTCCGAAGTACTTCGACGAAGCGCGGGTGCGCGAGCGAGCGGGAGAGTCCTACGATCGCTCGAGCTATCGCCTCGGCACGGCGCGACAGCTGGATGCGATCCTCGCGTCGCGGCCGCGCTCACCCGCGCTCCGAGAGCTCCGGATCGCGGCGACCATCGTGCACGGCGCGCTCGATCCGCTCGTCCCGATCGCGCACGGCCTCGCCACCGCGAAGGCGATCCCGGGCGCAGATCTGCACGTCATCGACGATCTCGCGCACGACCTGCCCGAGCCGAAATGGCCCGAGCTCGTCCGCGCGATCTCGAGAACGATCGAGCGCGCCGCCTGA
- a CDS encoding peroxiredoxin, which yields MGLHIGSTAPDFEQDSTEGRIRFHEWAGDKWVVLFSHPADYTPVCTTELGLVARLKDKFAQRNAKVIALSVDPVDSHLGWVKDIEDTQGVKMNYPILADGDQKVSKLYDMVHPECDPKITVRSVYFIDPKKKIRATFTYPPSAGRNFDEVLRVLDSLQLTDNHSVATPGNWKDGDDVVIVPSLKDPEVMKQKFPKGWKELRPYLRMTPQPNK from the coding sequence ATGGGTCTCCACATCGGCAGCACGGCGCCCGACTTCGAGCAGGACTCCACCGAGGGCCGCATTCGATTCCACGAGTGGGCCGGCGACAAGTGGGTCGTGCTCTTCTCGCACCCCGCCGACTACACGCCGGTCTGCACCACCGAGCTCGGCCTCGTCGCGCGCCTCAAGGACAAGTTCGCGCAGCGCAACGCGAAGGTGATCGCGCTCAGCGTCGACCCCGTCGACTCGCACCTCGGCTGGGTGAAGGACATCGAGGACACGCAGGGCGTGAAGATGAACTATCCGATCCTCGCCGACGGGGATCAGAAGGTCAGCAAGCTCTACGACATGGTGCATCCGGAGTGCGATCCGAAGATCACCGTGCGCTCCGTCTACTTCATCGACCCGAAGAAGAAGATCCGCGCGACGTTCACGTATCCGCCGAGCGCCGGGCGCAACTTCGACGAGGTGCTGCGCGTCCTCGACTCGCTGCAGCTGACCGACAACCACTCGGTCGCGACGCCGGGCAACTGGAAGGACGGAGACGACGTCGTGATCGTCCCGTCGCTCAAGGACCCCGAGGTCATGAAGCAGAAGTTCCCCAAGGGCTGGAAGGAGCTGCGCCCCTACCTGCGCATGACTCCTCAGCCCAACAAGTGA
- a CDS encoding DUF6929 family protein has protein sequence MTERRVARLDPSMRAVVRTQRELFYDAGADPSLDRPAHVRSGSGLAWLGSRLVIAQDDASFLALLDASLAHVSSITLDHVVDGARQFDNVRGNKKQKIDLEACSVLACDGRELLVAWGSGSLAPRERLVVLERDADRARVVEARPLYEHLREHVEFAGSEMNIEGATMIGGDRVRLFQRGNGAPHGDLVPLDATGDLDLRALLAWIDDPTRAVPALRDVVQWDLGRMDGVRLTFTDACPAPNGSIAYLAAAEASPDAIEDGVVVGVAIGVIDAHGVARYAPITTPDGVPFVGKCEGLAWAPGAAGRRALVVVDRDDPNAPSELLELDLEGFPEGS, from the coding sequence CCCTTCGCTCGATCGACCCGCGCACGTGCGCTCGGGCTCGGGGCTCGCGTGGCTCGGCTCGCGCCTGGTGATCGCGCAGGACGACGCGAGCTTCCTCGCGCTGCTCGATGCATCGCTCGCGCACGTCTCGTCGATCACGCTCGATCACGTCGTCGACGGTGCGCGGCAATTCGACAACGTCCGCGGCAACAAGAAGCAGAAGATCGATCTCGAGGCGTGCTCGGTGCTCGCGTGCGACGGGCGCGAGCTCCTGGTCGCGTGGGGCTCGGGATCGCTCGCGCCGCGCGAGCGGCTCGTCGTGCTGGAACGCGATGCGGATCGCGCGCGCGTCGTCGAGGCCAGGCCGCTCTACGAGCATCTCCGCGAGCACGTCGAGTTCGCGGGCAGCGAGATGAACATCGAGGGCGCGACGATGATCGGCGGCGACCGCGTGCGTCTCTTCCAGCGCGGCAACGGCGCGCCGCACGGCGATCTCGTGCCGCTCGACGCGACGGGCGATCTCGATCTGCGCGCGCTGCTCGCGTGGATCGACGATCCGACGCGCGCGGTGCCGGCGCTGCGCGACGTGGTGCAGTGGGATCTCGGTCGCATGGACGGCGTGCGCCTCACGTTCACCGACGCGTGCCCGGCCCCGAACGGATCGATCGCGTACCTCGCGGCGGCGGAAGCCTCGCCCGATGCGATCGAGGACGGAGTCGTGGTCGGTGTCGCGATCGGCGTGATCGATGCGCACGGCGTCGCGCGCTACGCGCCCATCACGACGCCCGACGGCGTGCCCTTCGTCGGCAAGTGCGAGGGCCTCGCGTGGGCGCCCGGCGCCGCGGGACGACGGGCGCTGGTCGTCGTCGATCGCGACGATCCGAACGCGCCGTCGGAGCTCCTGGAGCTCGACCTCGAGGGATTTCCCGAGGGCTCTTGA